The Deltaproteobacteria bacterium genome has a segment encoding these proteins:
- a CDS encoding prepilin-type N-terminal cleavage/methylation domain-containing protein: MNARKVSAAGFTLLEVVVAMAIFAAGIVAVTRLFSGALRLSAGSRDASAASIYARQRMEEALLSPSPAEGTEQGAFGEGYRWKLTTVFVPREEEAYDEVRFRVTVTWDDGGRERAMDLAASRWRRKVPDGG, from the coding sequence GTGAACGCGAGGAAGGTTTCCGCCGCGGGGTTCACGCTCCTGGAGGTCGTCGTGGCGATGGCGATCTTCGCCGCCGGGATCGTGGCGGTGACCCGCCTCTTCTCCGGGGCGCTGCGGCTGTCCGCGGGATCCCGCGACGCCTCCGCGGCGTCGATCTACGCGCGCCAGAGGATGGAGGAAGCGCTCCTTTCCCCCAGTCCGGCCGAGGGGACCGAGCAGGGGGCGTTCGGCGAGGGGTACCGGTGGAAGCTGACGACCGTGTTCGTCCCGCGGGAGGAGGAGGCGTACGACGAGGTCCGGTTCCGGGTCACGGTTACGTGGGACGACGGCGGGAGGGAGCGCGCGATGGACCTCGCGGCATCCCGCTGGCGACGGAAGGTGCCGGATGGCGGGTGA
- a CDS encoding response regulator has product MGDTPRILIVDDEAPFRFSATVALRQSGFRVAEARDGAEAIVKILEARDAGDPFRLVVTDIRMPTMSGSELIDALAAREIGTPVCAITCFGDRGLVTDLAAKGCTEYLEKPFSPEELVAWITRVLSSGPR; this is encoded by the coding sequence GTGGGCGACACCCCGCGAATCCTGATCGTGGACGACGAGGCGCCGTTCCGGTTCTCGGCGACGGTTGCGCTGCGGCAATCCGGTTTCCGGGTCGCGGAGGCGCGGGACGGCGCGGAGGCGATCGTGAAGATCCTCGAGGCCCGCGACGCGGGCGACCCGTTCCGCCTCGTCGTGACCGACATCCGGATGCCCACGATGTCCGGCTCGGAGCTGATCGACGCGCTCGCCGCCCGCGAGATCGGGACTCCCGTGTGCGCGATCACCTGTTTCGGGGACCGGGGCCTTGTGACGGATCTCGCCGCCAAGGGGTGCACGGAGTACCTGGAGAAGCCGTTCTCGCCGGAAGAGCTCGTAGCGTGGATCACCCGCGTCCTCTCTTCCGGCCCTCGCTGA
- a CDS encoding prepilin-type N-terminal cleavage/methylation domain-containing protein, which yields MAGDPGRRRRGFTLLELLVALVILSAIAGGVAVGIRLASGSIERGEAVARESARLRAAVGIVERAIRSLDPLPVAVEDNTTFYFVGEEKRLRFLSGAVPETIRGGGLRLVSFFELRDAPGAGLAIATASPFRPEGVGGWDGDDSPRLLVPGAGELAFAYSIGPDENGAWEWRPAWDTREEGRLPAAVRVEFSVPAAAGPRKTAFVVPIPVAGGGGG from the coding sequence ATGGCGGGTGATCCGGGGCGGCGCCGCCGCGGATTCACGCTCCTCGAGCTGCTGGTCGCCCTCGTGATCCTGTCGGCGATCGCGGGCGGCGTCGCGGTGGGGATCCGGCTCGCCTCGGGATCGATCGAGCGGGGGGAAGCCGTGGCGAGGGAATCCGCGCGGCTGCGCGCGGCGGTAGGGATCGTGGAGCGGGCGATCCGGTCGCTCGACCCGCTGCCCGTCGCGGTCGAGGACAACACGACCTTCTACTTCGTCGGCGAGGAGAAGCGGCTCCGGTTCCTGTCCGGGGCGGTCCCCGAGACGATCCGCGGGGGGGGGTTGCGGCTGGTGTCGTTCTTCGAGCTTCGCGACGCCCCGGGGGCGGGGCTGGCGATCGCGACGGCGTCCCCGTTCCGGCCGGAAGGGGTGGGCGGCTGGGATGGCGACGATTCCCCGCGCCTCCTGGTGCCGGGAGCCGGGGAGCTCGCGTTCGCCTACTCGATCGGCCCGGACGAAAATGGCGCATGGGAGTGGCGTCCCGCGTGGGACACGAGGGAGGAGGGGAGACTGCCCGCCGCCGTGCGCGTGGAGTTCTCCGTTCCCGCCGCGGCCGGGCCGCGAAAGACCGCGTTCGTCGTGCCGATTCCCGTCGCGGGGGGGGGCGGGGGATGA
- a CDS encoding general secretion pathway protein GspK: MRGRRGFAQLLVLWALALLGTLALGFSFTMRTEALAARNGIDGTRAYFQARTGVDRALMLIATVPADNLARMEIAGEDDDASYVVRLDRESGKVDINFVPEEMLLGVLAGGGLPDDDAERLRDAILDWRDEDDVARPAGAEAGDYANLAEPVMPRNSRFQSVEELRYVMGVTPEFYRRFLSRVFTVHGNSPQLSFRHAPEIVLRSLPGISPGAVESILAGRSQDPPISAADLAAMAGAGEIGAQSLALLSGGDGSNVWTVTATGKAGDGVTRVVRCLAEYRGGGEKEVKILGWLEVDG; the protein is encoded by the coding sequence ATGAGGGGGAGGCGGGGGTTCGCGCAGCTTCTTGTCCTTTGGGCCCTGGCCCTTCTGGGGACGCTGGCGCTGGGGTTCTCGTTCACCATGCGCACGGAGGCGCTCGCCGCCCGGAACGGCATCGACGGGACGCGCGCCTATTTCCAGGCGCGCACCGGAGTGGACCGGGCGCTGATGCTCATCGCCACCGTGCCGGCGGACAACCTGGCGCGGATGGAGATCGCGGGGGAGGACGACGACGCGTCGTACGTCGTGCGGTTGGACCGGGAGAGCGGAAAGGTCGACATCAACTTCGTGCCGGAGGAGATGCTGCTGGGGGTCCTTGCGGGAGGGGGGCTTCCGGACGACGACGCGGAACGGCTGCGGGACGCGATCCTGGACTGGAGGGACGAGGACGACGTCGCCCGGCCGGCAGGCGCCGAGGCGGGCGACTACGCGAACCTCGCGGAGCCGGTCATGCCCCGCAACAGCCGCTTCCAGTCCGTCGAGGAGCTCCGGTACGTGATGGGCGTTACTCCGGAATTCTACCGTCGCTTCCTCTCGCGGGTGTTCACCGTGCACGGGAACTCCCCCCAGCTGAGCTTCCGGCACGCTCCGGAGATCGTCCTCCGGTCGCTGCCGGGCATCTCCCCGGGCGCGGTCGAAAGCATCCTGGCCGGTCGGTCGCAGGATCCTCCGATATCGGCTGCCGACCTCGCGGCGATGGCGGGAGCGGGGGAGATCGGCGCCCAGTCGCTGGCGCTCCTGTCCGGCGGAGACGGATCGAACGTCTGGACGGTCACGGCGACCGGGAAGGCGGGCGATGGCGTCACGCGGGTGGTGCGGTGTCTTGCGGAATACCGGGGCGGCGGGGAAAAAGAGGTTAAGATACTCGGGTGGCTGGAGGTGGACGGGTGA
- a CDS encoding sulfite exporter TauE/SafE family protein: protein MHAFLTSFQAYLQAGSPLAYVAAFLGGILVSFTPCTYPILPVTVGYLGSRGGGTRRRTILLSGAYAVGMALTYAALGMAAGLTGQVFGEVTAHPLSYLAMANVCLVLALSMFDLVRLPLPAFLSRAGSAGGAGGGTAGALLVGICSGVIVGPCTAPVLGGLLLYVGASGNPLFGASLFFTFALGMGLPVVALGASAGLLAALPKSGAWMTRVQRAFGVLLLLAGEYLLLEAGRRLV, encoded by the coding sequence ATGCATGCGTTCCTCACCTCGTTCCAAGCGTACCTGCAGGCGGGATCCCCGCTCGCGTACGTCGCGGCGTTCCTCGGGGGTATCCTCGTCAGCTTCACCCCGTGCACCTACCCGATCCTCCCGGTCACCGTCGGGTACCTCGGAAGTCGTGGCGGAGGGACGCGCCGCCGCACCATCCTCCTCTCGGGGGCGTACGCGGTCGGCATGGCCCTGACCTACGCCGCCCTCGGGATGGCCGCGGGGCTCACGGGGCAGGTCTTCGGGGAGGTCACCGCCCACCCCCTCTCCTACCTGGCGATGGCGAACGTCTGCCTCGTCCTGGCGCTCTCGATGTTCGATCTGGTCCGCCTGCCCCTCCCGGCGTTCCTCTCCCGGGCCGGATCCGCGGGAGGGGCCGGCGGCGGGACCGCAGGGGCGCTCCTGGTCGGGATCTGCTCCGGGGTGATCGTCGGGCCGTGCACCGCGCCCGTGCTGGGGGGGCTTCTCCTGTACGTCGGCGCGAGCGGAAACCCCCTGTTCGGGGCGTCGCTGTTTTTCACCTTCGCCCTGGGGATGGGCCTTCCGGTGGTCGCCCTCGGGGCGTCCGCCGGGCTCCTGGCGGCGCTGCCGAAATCGGGGGCGTGGATGACCCGGGTCCAACGGGCGTTCGGCGTCCTGCTGCTCCTCGCCGGAGAATACCTGCTGCTCGAGGCGGGCAGGCGGCTGGTCTGA
- a CDS encoding response regulator, whose protein sequence is MEHGKHILLVDEDPSFRFSAGIVLRNAGLRVSEAGDGEEALRRFRDARFGRNPVDLLLANVRTPGMSALELIDEIRRLGDDVPFAVMTCCDEPCVSEEIRKRGCRDAIAKPFDPAEFVRRVRRALEDSSEPVC, encoded by the coding sequence GTGGAACACGGGAAGCACATTCTCCTGGTCGACGAGGATCCTTCGTTCCGGTTCTCGGCCGGAATCGTCCTGAGGAATGCCGGGCTCCGCGTGAGCGAGGCCGGGGACGGCGAGGAGGCGCTTCGCCGCTTTCGGGATGCCCGTTTCGGGAGGAACCCGGTCGACCTTCTCCTCGCGAATGTCCGGACGCCGGGGATGTCGGCGCTGGAGCTCATAGACGAGATCCGCCGGCTCGGCGACGACGTTCCCTTCGCCGTGATGACCTGCTGCGACGAGCCGTGCGTCTCGGAGGAGATCCGGAAGCGCGGGTGCCGCGATGCGATCGCCAAGCCGTTCGACCCCGCGGAATTCGTCCGCCGGGTTCGCCGTGCCTTGGAGGACTCTTCGGAACCGGTGTGCTGA
- a CDS encoding PAS domain S-box protein, whose protein sequence is MTRTGRWRYPLLERGSGWLGGNRFPEKVAAAYILCGVFLLALTERYIHPVFPGYVDDAIYIACTSVILFLIVRSGVNALSAKEAALRESEDRLARILETNAGGIVVFDAKGVITFANHAAEKILSVERSRLIGLRHDDPAWDMTDADGAPIGHEELPVAKVRTTRMPVYDIQFGVRHRAGANVILSVNAAPLLDSSNEMVGTVASFTDITARKKGEDLRIRKLLLAVEQSPSAIVITDLEGNVEYANHRYALMTGCPVKEAIGGKMPHPCLTSSRRLEEMWSAIRSGKACHGEFECTRNGGEAYWESTTMTPIRTAEGEIANLLWVREDITDRKLVEEGLRRSEANYRTVQEKFRQIFEQNEEPLFLFRQGTGEILDANPAAALLYGCDREELRREGVSLFVPPADLHEFRSAIAAVRPGAGLSIDCARHLRKDGVRIVVSIRANSIRTGDEEVVYGSFRDITARIRMEDEAKHHQAQLIHANRMTSLGTIVSGVAHEVNNPNNLIMFNAPMILAAWEDAAPILDAYHRENGDFHLGGLPYSEMRSVVPRLAAGISDASVRIKTIVANLKDYARQEGPRRVAAIDVNDVVRTAIAILNHEIIKATHRFELILEEGLPPVNGSAQQLEQVVINLVNNSLQALPSNRRGLRVSTRNVPDTGEIEVTVEDEGAGMPPDVLARVAEPFFSTRTDSGGLGLGLSICRSIVDKHKGSLSFESEVGSGTRAVIRLPAVGAGAVRDALASRKG, encoded by the coding sequence GTGACCCGCACGGGACGTTGGCGATATCCTCTCCTTGAGCGCGGGAGCGGGTGGCTGGGGGGGAATCGATTCCCCGAGAAGGTCGCCGCGGCGTACATATTGTGCGGCGTCTTCCTCCTCGCCCTGACGGAGCGGTACATCCATCCGGTATTCCCGGGGTACGTCGATGACGCGATCTACATCGCCTGCACATCGGTCATCCTCTTCCTGATCGTCCGGAGCGGCGTGAACGCCTTGAGCGCGAAGGAGGCCGCCCTCCGGGAGAGCGAGGACCGGCTGGCCCGGATCCTGGAGACCAACGCGGGAGGGATCGTCGTCTTCGACGCGAAAGGGGTCATCACGTTCGCCAACCACGCGGCGGAGAAGATCCTGTCCGTCGAGCGTTCGCGCCTCATCGGCCTTCGGCACGACGACCCGGCGTGGGACATGACCGACGCGGACGGCGCGCCGATCGGGCACGAGGAGCTCCCCGTGGCGAAGGTCCGGACGACCCGGATGCCGGTGTACGACATCCAGTTCGGGGTCCGGCACCGGGCCGGGGCCAACGTCATCCTGTCCGTCAACGCCGCCCCGCTCCTCGACTCGTCGAACGAGATGGTCGGAACCGTGGCCTCCTTCACGGACATCACGGCGCGGAAGAAGGGGGAGGACCTCCGGATCCGGAAGCTCCTCCTGGCCGTGGAGCAGAGCCCATCCGCCATCGTCATCACCGACCTCGAGGGGAACGTGGAGTACGCGAACCACCGGTACGCCCTGATGACCGGGTGCCCCGTGAAGGAGGCCATCGGCGGGAAGATGCCCCACCCGTGTCTGACCTCCAGCCGCCGCCTGGAGGAGATGTGGTCGGCCATCCGGTCGGGGAAGGCGTGCCACGGCGAGTTCGAGTGCACCCGGAACGGCGGCGAGGCGTACTGGGAATCGACCACGATGACGCCGATTCGCACCGCGGAGGGGGAGATCGCGAATCTCCTGTGGGTGCGGGAGGACATCACCGACCGGAAGCTGGTGGAGGAGGGGCTTCGCCGGAGCGAGGCGAACTACCGGACGGTCCAGGAGAAGTTCCGCCAGATCTTCGAGCAGAACGAGGAGCCGCTGTTCCTCTTCCGGCAGGGGACCGGCGAGATCCTGGACGCGAATCCCGCGGCCGCGCTCCTGTACGGGTGCGACCGGGAGGAGCTTCGGAGGGAAGGCGTATCCCTTTTCGTCCCGCCGGCGGACCTGCACGAATTCCGGTCGGCCATCGCGGCGGTCCGCCCCGGGGCGGGGCTGTCCATCGATTGCGCGCGCCACCTCCGGAAGGACGGGGTGCGGATCGTGGTGTCCATCCGGGCGAATTCGATCCGGACCGGGGACGAGGAGGTGGTCTACGGCTCCTTCCGGGACATCACCGCCCGCATCCGGATGGAGGACGAGGCGAAGCACCACCAGGCCCAGCTCATCCACGCGAACCGGATGACCTCCCTGGGGACGATCGTCTCCGGGGTCGCCCACGAGGTGAACAACCCGAACAACCTCATCATGTTCAACGCGCCGATGATCCTCGCCGCCTGGGAGGACGCCGCGCCGATCCTGGACGCGTACCACCGGGAGAACGGCGATTTCCACCTGGGAGGGCTGCCGTACTCCGAGATGCGGTCGGTGGTCCCCAGGCTCGCCGCGGGGATATCGGACGCCTCGGTCCGGATCAAGACGATCGTGGCCAACCTCAAGGATTACGCACGCCAGGAAGGGCCCCGGAGGGTCGCGGCGATCGACGTGAACGACGTCGTCCGGACCGCCATCGCCATTCTCAACCACGAGATCATCAAGGCCACCCACCGGTTCGAGCTGATCCTCGAGGAGGGGCTCCCGCCGGTGAACGGCTCCGCCCAGCAGCTGGAGCAGGTCGTCATCAACCTGGTGAACAACTCCCTGCAGGCGCTCCCGTCGAACCGCCGGGGCCTCCGGGTCTCCACGCGGAACGTTCCGGACACCGGAGAGATCGAGGTGACGGTCGAGGACGAGGGGGCCGGGATGCCGCCGGATGTGCTGGCACGGGTGGCCGAGCCGTTCTTCTCCACGCGGACGGACAGCGGCGGGCTGGGGCTTGGGCTGTCGATCTGCCGATCCATCGTGGACAAGCACAAAGGCTCCCTCTCCTTCGAGTCCGAGGTGGGATCGGGGACCCGTGCGGTCATCCGCCTTCCCGCCGTAGGGGCGGGCGCGGTGCGGGACGCGCTGGCGTCCCGGAAGGGGTGA
- the gspD gene encoding type II secretion system secretin GspD: MRRLCWLFLAVTLLFGSACHAADDPPHDPPAAPEIPAPAGLPAPPEAASPVAPPLPSPPAPPAPPAPPAPAPAVAIPPSPPVPVAAPPSAAPVQRTAPPAPSSAGFFVKFNNADIYEVIHTLGRTAGINYLIDPRVRGVVNVHTNGVLRKDAALDLLFAILRVNGATAVKEGDTYHILPMSEAKMEPLLPSFQGDRASKGPANQVVMRAFPLQYIGVGEMAKVIKPFLSPGGEAAEVLRANVLLVIDTEGNIEKTARLVELFDSEVFRSSGMKLFRLKYLDPEEMAKNLDNIYGALDFSARGAKPSGINFVAIPRLNSLLVVSAAPKTMEDVEKWIGELDREGYGASRTVHRYRVKHGKVRDIVAVLEKLYPRRTASLPDRTTEFKPAVGHSSMAGPSTSPTVATTQPAPAATTAPAKTQSAKDSKDAKEGEGFDIIPDEPTNSLIIRASLSEYADILENLKTVDVYPQQVLLEVLVGEVTLTDELKLGIDWSFTNAFGPGGAYKGTATLASGVASNNFDYLVEKTGKLTAAFRSLAQDGKASVLSSPSVIATNGKKARINVADQVPVVTSTLQSNTNPPVTTTTVEYRDVGVILSFTPYINDSGLVTLEIEQEVSEVNTTASGTNPTFFKRSISTNLVAAQDQSIVLGGLVKERKSLDRAGLPWFYKIPVFGWIFGSRSDSITRNELLIFITPRVVRSVEEGILLSRDFEERVQQLKGRMSEAQGIRLRGQPVPQAPAPPERTPPVR; encoded by the coding sequence ATGAGACGCCTCTGCTGGCTTTTCCTGGCGGTGACGCTGCTGTTCGGGAGCGCGTGCCACGCCGCGGACGATCCGCCGCACGATCCCCCGGCGGCGCCGGAGATCCCCGCACCGGCCGGGCTTCCCGCGCCGCCGGAGGCGGCATCCCCCGTGGCGCCCCCGCTACCGTCGCCGCCCGCGCCGCCCGCACCGCCCGCACCGCCCGCACCGGCTCCCGCCGTCGCGATCCCGCCCTCCCCGCCGGTACCGGTGGCCGCGCCCCCCTCCGCCGCGCCCGTACAGCGGACCGCGCCGCCGGCTCCTTCCTCCGCCGGCTTCTTCGTCAAGTTCAACAACGCGGACATCTACGAGGTCATCCACACGCTGGGCCGGACCGCCGGGATCAACTACCTGATCGACCCGCGGGTCCGCGGCGTGGTGAACGTCCACACGAACGGGGTGCTCCGGAAAGACGCCGCGCTCGACCTGCTCTTCGCCATCCTGCGGGTGAACGGCGCCACTGCGGTCAAGGAAGGGGACACGTACCACATTCTCCCGATGTCCGAGGCGAAGATGGAGCCGCTCCTCCCGTCGTTCCAGGGAGACAGGGCGTCGAAGGGACCGGCCAACCAGGTCGTCATGCGGGCGTTCCCGCTGCAGTACATCGGGGTAGGGGAGATGGCCAAGGTGATCAAGCCGTTCCTGTCCCCGGGCGGCGAGGCGGCCGAGGTCCTCCGGGCGAACGTCCTCCTCGTGATCGACACGGAGGGGAACATCGAGAAGACCGCGCGGCTGGTCGAGCTGTTCGACTCCGAGGTGTTCCGGTCGTCGGGGATGAAGCTGTTCCGGCTCAAGTACCTGGACCCCGAGGAGATGGCGAAGAACCTCGACAACATCTACGGGGCGCTCGACTTCTCCGCCAGGGGGGCGAAGCCGTCCGGCATCAACTTCGTGGCGATCCCCCGCCTCAACTCCCTGCTGGTCGTGAGCGCGGCGCCGAAGACGATGGAGGACGTCGAGAAGTGGATCGGGGAACTGGACCGTGAAGGGTACGGGGCATCCCGGACCGTCCACCGGTACCGGGTGAAGCACGGGAAAGTGAGGGACATCGTCGCGGTCCTCGAGAAACTGTACCCGAGGCGGACCGCCTCGCTCCCGGACCGGACCACCGAGTTCAAGCCCGCGGTGGGGCACTCCTCCATGGCCGGCCCCTCGACCTCCCCGACCGTCGCGACGACGCAACCCGCGCCGGCCGCCACGACCGCTCCGGCGAAGACGCAATCCGCGAAGGACTCGAAGGACGCCAAGGAAGGCGAGGGGTTCGACATTATCCCCGACGAGCCGACGAATTCGTTGATCATCCGCGCCAGCCTGTCGGAGTACGCGGACATCCTCGAGAACCTGAAGACGGTCGACGTGTACCCGCAGCAGGTGCTGCTCGAGGTGCTGGTGGGGGAGGTGACGTTGACCGACGAGCTGAAGCTGGGGATCGACTGGTCGTTCACCAACGCGTTCGGCCCCGGGGGCGCGTACAAGGGCACCGCGACGCTCGCGTCCGGGGTGGCGTCGAACAACTTCGACTACCTCGTCGAGAAGACCGGCAAGCTCACCGCGGCGTTCCGGTCGCTGGCGCAGGACGGCAAGGCGTCGGTCCTCTCCTCCCCCAGCGTCATCGCGACGAACGGGAAAAAGGCGCGGATCAACGTGGCCGACCAGGTGCCCGTGGTCACTTCCACGCTGCAAAGCAACACGAACCCGCCGGTGACGACCACCACGGTCGAATACCGGGACGTGGGGGTGATCCTTTCGTTCACGCCGTACATCAACGACTCGGGGCTCGTGACGCTCGAGATCGAGCAGGAGGTGAGCGAGGTCAACACCACCGCCTCCGGCACCAACCCGACCTTCTTCAAGCGGAGCATCTCCACGAACCTGGTGGCGGCGCAGGACCAGAGCATCGTCCTCGGGGGGCTCGTGAAGGAGCGGAAGTCGCTCGACCGCGCCGGCCTGCCGTGGTTCTACAAGATCCCCGTCTTCGGCTGGATCTTCGGCTCCCGGTCGGACAGCATCACCCGGAACGAGCTGCTGATCTTCATCACGCCGCGGGTGGTCCGGAGCGTGGAGGAGGGGATCCTGCTCAGCAGGGACTTCGAGGAGCGGGTCCAGCAGCTGAAAGGCCGGATGAGCGAGGCGCAGGGGATCCGCCTGCGGGGCCAGCCGGTCCCGCAGGCTCCGGCTCCGCCGGAGCGCACCCCGCCGGTTCGATGA
- a CDS encoding TlpA family protein disulfide reductase — MNRRNAIAALLFLLCGAGLAGPDRLPAGNAVSRAEGAGEESRPADFALPSLDGEPVSLNQFLGKKPVLLVFWATWCPECRAAIPSINALHAGPVGKKVQILGLDFRESREKVSATVKARDIRYPVLLDEKGKVARAYGVVGIPTFVLIGRDGAIAYRSHALPGDFSPWI; from the coding sequence ATGAACCGCCGGAACGCCATCGCCGCGCTGCTGTTCCTTTTGTGCGGAGCCGGGCTCGCGGGCCCCGACCGGCTGCCGGCCGGGAACGCGGTGTCCCGGGCGGAGGGCGCGGGGGAGGAGAGCCGCCCCGCGGATTTCGCCCTTCCGTCGCTCGACGGGGAACCGGTCTCGCTGAACCAGTTCCTCGGGAAGAAGCCGGTGCTGCTCGTGTTCTGGGCCACGTGGTGCCCGGAGTGCCGGGCGGCCATCCCGTCGATCAACGCCCTGCACGCCGGACCGGTGGGGAAGAAGGTGCAGATCCTGGGGCTCGACTTCCGCGAGTCCCGGGAGAAGGTGTCGGCCACCGTCAAGGCGCGCGACATCCGCTACCCCGTGCTCCTGGACGAGAAGGGGAAGGTGGCCCGGGCGTACGGCGTGGTCGGGATCCCCACCTTCGTGCTCATCGGACGGGACGGCGCCATCGCGTACCGGTCGCACGCGCTCCCCGGCGATTTCTCCCCCTGGATCTGA
- a CDS encoding sigma-54-dependent Fis family transcriptional regulator, producing MPGISEGGSPILLVDDDPHFLVSSGVTLRSAGISPVVTIEDSRQVVPFLEERPAAAVVIDLSMPHLSGRELLALLRERHPELPVIVMTGHNEVEVAVECMKAGAFDYLVKPVERSRFVSSIRRAREVRSLREEVDSLKAHFLSGKIRNEAAFEEIVTGSRKMVAAFQYIEAIAASRHPVLLTGETGTGKELFARAIHAVSGRRGEMVPVNVAGLEDAMFSDTLFGHRKGAYTGADHPREGLISRAAGGTLFLDEIGDLGEASQVKLLRLIEERKYYPLGSDVPKESDARVVCATHRPVESLLKKGGFRRDLYYRLSAHHVHLPPLRDRKEDIPLLVDVFLEEAASEEGKKRPTPPAELYTLLSTYDFPGNVRELRMLVFDAVLRHRGGVLSLDSFRSAIGPRSVPATADASGTSSTDPGASGTFPALSRLPTLREAEEQLVAEALRRARNNQGIAASLLGITRQALNKRLVREARNHPRPEDAPGE from the coding sequence ATGCCCGGGATTTCCGAGGGCGGGAGCCCGATCCTCCTGGTCGACGACGATCCGCACTTTCTCGTCTCCTCCGGCGTCACGCTCCGCTCCGCCGGCATCTCCCCCGTCGTCACGATCGAAGACAGCCGCCAGGTGGTCCCGTTCCTCGAGGAGCGGCCGGCCGCCGCGGTGGTGATCGACCTGTCGATGCCCCACCTCTCCGGAAGGGAGCTGCTCGCGCTGCTCCGGGAACGCCACCCGGAACTTCCCGTGATCGTCATGACCGGCCACAACGAGGTCGAGGTCGCGGTGGAGTGCATGAAGGCGGGCGCGTTCGACTACCTGGTGAAACCGGTCGAGCGTTCGCGCTTCGTCTCCTCCATCCGGCGGGCGCGCGAGGTGAGGTCCCTCCGGGAGGAGGTCGATTCCCTGAAGGCCCACTTCCTCTCCGGCAAGATCCGGAACGAGGCCGCGTTCGAGGAGATCGTCACCGGCAGCCGGAAGATGGTCGCCGCCTTCCAGTACATCGAGGCGATCGCGGCGTCGCGCCACCCGGTCCTGCTCACGGGCGAGACCGGGACCGGGAAGGAGCTGTTCGCCCGGGCGATCCATGCCGTAAGCGGGCGGAGAGGGGAGATGGTCCCGGTGAACGTGGCGGGGCTGGAGGACGCGATGTTCTCCGACACCCTCTTCGGCCACCGGAAGGGGGCGTACACGGGCGCCGACCACCCCCGGGAGGGGCTGATTTCACGGGCGGCCGGGGGGACACTGTTCCTGGACGAGATCGGCGATCTGGGCGAGGCGTCCCAGGTGAAGCTCCTCCGCCTGATCGAGGAGCGGAAATATTACCCGCTCGGCTCGGACGTCCCGAAGGAGAGCGACGCCCGCGTCGTCTGCGCCACCCACCGCCCGGTCGAGTCCCTCTTGAAGAAGGGGGGGTTCCGGAGGGACCTCTACTACCGCCTGTCCGCGCACCACGTTCACCTGCCGCCGCTGCGCGACCGCAAGGAGGACATCCCGCTCCTGGTGGACGTGTTTCTGGAAGAAGCCGCGTCGGAAGAGGGGAAGAAGCGGCCGACCCCGCCCGCGGAGCTGTACACGCTGCTGTCCACCTACGATTTTCCCGGGAACGTCCGGGAGCTCCGGATGCTGGTGTTCGACGCGGTCCTCCGGCACAGGGGGGGGGTCCTCTCCCTCGACAGCTTTCGATCCGCGATCGGACCCAGGAGCGTTCCGGCGACGGCCGACGCGTCCGGAACGTCCTCGACGGATCCGGGGGCGTCCGGCACCTTCCCCGCCCTGTCCCGGCTTCCCACCCTGCGGGAGGCCGAGGAGCAGCTCGTGGCGGAAGCCCTCCGGCGCGCCCGGAACAACCAGGGGATCGCGGCGTCCCTCCTCGGGATCACCCGGCAGGCGCTCAACAAGCGGCTGGTGAGGGAAGCCAGGAACCACCCCCGGCCGGAAGACGCCCCCGGAGAGTAG
- a CDS encoding response regulator: MTNDKHILIADPEAGFRFSATVALRKAGYRISEALSGLDALAQIIRLHEDDMTPDLLITNCGMPDLSGADLVLALRRLDVSVPVFAIAENLDATLLGDLAVAECVGLIEKPFPPDELVRSVDRVLGMDAA, encoded by the coding sequence GTGACCAACGACAAGCACATCCTGATCGCGGACCCGGAAGCGGGGTTCCGCTTTTCCGCGACGGTCGCCCTTCGGAAGGCCGGGTACCGGATTTCGGAGGCGTTGAGCGGCCTGGACGCCCTCGCGCAGATCATCCGCCTGCACGAGGATGATATGACTCCGGACCTGCTGATCACAAACTGCGGGATGCCGGACCTGTCCGGCGCGGATCTGGTACTTGCTCTTCGCCGGCTCGATGTTTCGGTCCCGGTGTTCGCGATCGCGGAAAACCTGGACGCCACGCTCCTGGGCGACCTCGCCGTTGCGGAGTGCGTCGGGCTGATAGAAAAACCGTTCCCGCCGGACGAACTGGTCCGCAGCGTGGATCGCGTCCTCGGGATGGACGCGGCATGA